The following are encoded together in the Gordonia insulae genome:
- a CDS encoding VOC family protein, with protein sequence MSTMLFVNLPVADVARSRAFYTSLGFRFDPMFCDQGTLCMEVNEGCRVVLHRTQRFAGYAASAVADPHTAREALVAVSASSRAEVDRYADAALEHGGSHLRDPEDLGFMYCRSFCDLDGHAWEVLWMDPSQIPQDTDDSAA encoded by the coding sequence TTGTCGACGATGTTGTTCGTCAACCTGCCTGTGGCGGATGTGGCGAGGTCCCGAGCGTTCTACACGTCTCTCGGCTTTCGCTTCGATCCGATGTTCTGTGATCAGGGGACGCTGTGCATGGAGGTCAACGAGGGGTGCCGTGTGGTGCTGCACCGCACCCAGCGGTTCGCCGGTTATGCGGCGAGCGCGGTAGCCGACCCCCACACGGCGCGCGAAGCGCTCGTGGCGGTGTCGGCGTCGTCGCGGGCCGAGGTCGATCGCTACGCGGACGCCGCCCTCGAGCACGGCGGATCACACCTGCGCGATCCCGAGGACCTCGGCTTCATGTACTGCCGCAGCTTCTGCGATCTCGACGGTCACGCGTGGGAGGTGCTGTGGATGGATCCGTCGCAGATCCCGCAGGACACCGACGACTCCGCCGCCTGA
- a CDS encoding ATP-binding cassette domain-containing protein, with the protein MSSPTVPAVAQRGHQATRDVAIEAVDLVKRFGDFTAVDGVSFTVPQGSVLGLLGPNGAGKTTIVRMMTTLSPPTSGSATIAGYDVATQPEMVRRSMGLTGQAATVDEILTGRENIRMIGGLYGIGRKELARRADQLLEQFSLTEAGNKQVKSYSGGMRRRLDLAVSLLAAPPVLFLDEPTTGLDPRSRQELWDVLRSLVSDGTTLLLTTQYLEEADQLADDIVVIDKGKIIAHGTPLQLKQQAGAASLVLTVSDPEDIPEAEALLRKTGAEVFIDHGARRLTAPAENLGDLTRVVAWFDESGIAVDDLGLARPSLDDVFLSLTGHRAEDDTDSEEEQTA; encoded by the coding sequence ATGAGCTCACCCACCGTTCCCGCCGTTGCGCAGCGAGGTCACCAGGCGACCCGCGACGTCGCCATCGAGGCCGTCGATCTGGTCAAGAGATTCGGTGATTTCACCGCTGTCGACGGTGTCAGTTTCACTGTCCCCCAAGGCTCGGTCCTCGGTCTCCTCGGGCCGAACGGAGCCGGCAAGACCACCATCGTCCGGATGATGACCACCCTGTCCCCACCCACCAGTGGCTCGGCGACCATCGCCGGCTACGACGTGGCTACCCAGCCCGAGATGGTCCGGCGCAGCATGGGCCTGACCGGTCAGGCCGCCACCGTCGACGAGATCCTCACCGGCCGCGAGAACATCCGCATGATCGGTGGGCTCTACGGCATCGGCCGCAAGGAACTCGCGCGGCGGGCCGATCAGCTGCTCGAGCAGTTCTCCCTCACCGAGGCGGGCAACAAGCAGGTCAAGTCCTACTCCGGTGGCATGCGCCGCCGACTGGACCTCGCGGTCAGCCTGCTGGCCGCACCGCCCGTGCTGTTCCTCGACGAGCCGACCACCGGTCTCGATCCGCGGAGCCGGCAGGAACTCTGGGACGTGCTGCGCAGCCTGGTCTCCGACGGCACCACCCTGCTGCTGACCACGCAGTACCTCGAAGAGGCCGACCAGCTCGCCGACGACATCGTGGTCATCGACAAGGGCAAAATCATCGCGCACGGCACCCCGCTGCAACTCAAGCAGCAGGCCGGCGCGGCGAGCCTGGTCCTTACCGTCTCCGATCCCGAGGACATCCCCGAGGCGGAGGCATTGCTACGCAAGACCGGCGCCGAGGTCTTCATCGACCACGGCGCCCGCCGCCTGACCGCCCCGGCCGAGAACCTCGGCGACCTCACCCGGGTCGTCGCCTGGTTCGACGAGAGCGGCATCGCCGTCGACGACCTCGGGCTCGCACGACCCAGCCTGGACGACGTCTTCCTGTCACTCACCGGCCACCGCGCCGAGGACGACACGGACTCCGAGGAGGAGCAGACCGCATGA
- a CDS encoding TOBE domain-containing protein, translating to MAVIRVRDAARLLGVSDDTVRRWIAAGSLTASGGEGEVTTVDGAELAALARERASAPPDTDGVLRSARNRFAGLVTAVTVDGVMAQVTMQCGPFEVTSLMSADAARELQLAPGSVATAVVKATTVIVETKRDGL from the coding sequence ATGGCTGTCATCAGGGTCCGGGACGCCGCCCGGCTGCTCGGGGTCAGCGACGACACCGTGCGCCGCTGGATCGCGGCAGGAAGCCTCACCGCATCCGGCGGCGAGGGCGAGGTGACCACCGTGGACGGGGCCGAACTCGCCGCCCTCGCCCGGGAGCGCGCCAGCGCCCCGCCGGACACCGACGGCGTCCTCCGGTCGGCGCGCAATCGGTTCGCCGGCCTGGTCACCGCGGTCACCGTCGACGGCGTGATGGCGCAGGTGACGATGCAGTGCGGGCCGTTCGAGGTGACGTCGCTTATGAGCGCCGATGCGGCGCGAGAACTGCAGCTGGCGCCGGGATCGGTCGCCACCGCGGTGGTGAAGGCCACCACCGTGATCGTCGAGACGAAACGAGATGGACTGTGA
- a CDS encoding adenylate/guanylate cyclase domain-containing protein, translated as MTAPDGDRSARYTRDELIAELGLSPEYAEKVWNAFGFARRSTPDKIFTDDDLTALRLFADSESTMPQDAQVATARAIGQTMARLADWQADQLRELDRNPDVPWTIGQMSAALGQIQQLIWRRHLALALEHGVEHDSDERLDLVVGFADIVGYTSLSRRIALDELEALLESFEEDTFDIVTANGGHVVKTLGDAVMFTCHDPAAAAAIAVALHALSESERIPPLRVGLARGRVLSRLGDVFGEPVNIAARLAGSARPGTTLVDEAMSDGVTDERYYLKSVPTLSVRGYKRLKARALELNRHFDDGQIGGPVDGEPSIDVGPQ; from the coding sequence GTGACCGCACCCGACGGCGACAGATCCGCCCGTTACACCCGCGACGAACTGATCGCCGAGCTGGGCCTCTCTCCCGAGTACGCGGAAAAGGTCTGGAACGCTTTCGGTTTCGCGCGACGGTCGACGCCGGACAAGATCTTCACCGACGACGACCTCACCGCCCTGCGACTGTTCGCCGACTCCGAGTCCACCATGCCGCAGGACGCCCAGGTGGCGACCGCCCGCGCGATCGGGCAGACGATGGCCCGACTGGCGGACTGGCAGGCCGATCAGCTCCGCGAACTCGACCGCAACCCCGACGTCCCGTGGACCATCGGCCAGATGAGCGCGGCGCTCGGCCAGATCCAGCAGCTCATCTGGCGTCGGCATCTCGCGCTCGCGCTCGAGCACGGCGTCGAGCACGACTCCGACGAGCGACTCGATCTGGTGGTGGGATTCGCCGACATCGTCGGCTACACGAGCCTGTCTCGACGGATCGCACTCGACGAGCTCGAGGCCCTGCTCGAGTCGTTCGAGGAGGACACCTTCGACATCGTCACCGCCAACGGCGGTCACGTCGTCAAGACCCTGGGCGACGCGGTGATGTTCACCTGCCATGATCCCGCGGCCGCGGCCGCCATCGCGGTCGCGCTGCATGCACTGTCCGAGAGTGAGCGGATTCCGCCGCTCCGGGTGGGCCTGGCCCGCGGCCGTGTGCTGAGCCGTCTGGGCGACGTGTTCGGCGAGCCGGTGAACATCGCAGCACGACTCGCCGGATCCGCCCGTCCCGGAACGACACTGGTCGACGAGGCGATGAGCGACGGTGTCACCGATGAGCGGTACTACCTGAAGTCGGTGCCCACCCTGAGCGTGCGTGGCTACAAGCGACTGAAGGCCCGCGCGCTCGAGCTCAACCGGCACTTCGACGACGGCCAGATCGGTGGCCCGGTCGACGGCGAGCCCTCGATCGACGTGGGCCCTCAGTAG
- a CDS encoding ABC transporter permease yields the protein MTTTVTTDTSVTQRPEIHQTSIWQQSWIMVKRNMIHTKRMPEMLSDVTIQPIMFVLLFAYVFGASITNTGDVSYKEFLLPGIMGQTIVFTAFIVSTGITADLEKGIIDRFRSLPIRRSSVLIGRSIASLLHSSIGIVVMAITGLAIGWRIHGTFGEAVLAFALLILFGFAMIWFGILVGSWLTSVEAVNGFMFTTLFPLTFLSNAFVPTAPMPTWLRTIAEWNPISALIQSMRVLWGNGPVAPPGSPWPLVHPELATLIWSVALTVLIAPFALRAYNKRTSD from the coding sequence ATGACCACCACCGTCACCACCGACACCTCGGTGACCCAGCGCCCCGAGATCCACCAGACGTCCATCTGGCAGCAGTCCTGGATCATGGTGAAACGCAACATGATCCACACGAAACGGATGCCGGAGATGCTCTCCGACGTCACGATCCAGCCGATCATGTTCGTGTTGCTGTTCGCGTATGTGTTCGGCGCGTCGATCACCAACACCGGCGACGTGTCCTACAAGGAGTTCCTGCTCCCCGGCATCATGGGGCAGACGATCGTGTTCACCGCCTTCATCGTGTCGACGGGTATCACCGCCGACCTGGAGAAGGGCATCATCGATCGGTTCCGCTCGTTGCCGATCCGCAGGTCGTCGGTGCTGATCGGGCGCAGCATCGCGAGCCTGCTGCACTCGTCGATCGGCATCGTCGTCATGGCGATCACCGGACTCGCGATCGGATGGCGCATCCACGGGACGTTCGGCGAGGCCGTCCTGGCCTTCGCCCTGCTCATCCTGTTCGGCTTCGCGATGATCTGGTTCGGCATCCTCGTCGGGTCGTGGCTCACGTCGGTCGAGGCGGTGAACGGCTTCATGTTCACCACGCTGTTCCCGCTGACGTTCCTCTCGAACGCGTTCGTGCCGACCGCACCAATGCCGACCTGGCTGCGCACCATCGCCGAGTGGAACCCGATCTCCGCGCTCATCCAGTCGATGCGCGTGTTGTGGGGCAACGGACCGGTGGCCCCTCCCGGGTCGCCCTGGCCGCTGGTGCATCCGGAGCTCGCGACGCTCATCTGGTCGGTGGCACTCACCGTCCTGATCGCGCCGTTCGCGTTGCGCGCCTACAACAAGCGGACGTCGGACTGA
- a CDS encoding ROK family transcriptional regulator, translated as MTATLDHPSTTTTTSAPIRPQARGPLGNRAPRPLAYGSPRKGASKIHIVTPQLQLSSKPAALVLRTARLSGPVFRDDAAEHTGLSISTVNRQVGALLKAGLIRERADLAPAGAIGRPRLPFELNVADFLTIGIHIGYKVTSITTHDLLHRVVGAIQIPTPVADTPEQTLAAIGVSARRFVGRWAGRRVLWAGVALGGRVTAGGHVDHPRLGWTAAPVGRIIAETVGLPVSVASHVEAMAAAELVVNPEQKKSSFLYFYAREMVGTAFCVDGMVHTPTSGPPVIGHFPTGPTTLLDPENTGRLEPTASDTGVVEAALALGLPVADIEGVHDLARGGDATARALLEERAEVLGRTVALIADIFNPDHIVLGGQAFTDFPATLPTVAKAVKTTSVVPNRDVRVSHSGTTVQQQAAGAVSLDAIYTDPLEALAVTA; from the coding sequence ATGACCGCAACGCTCGACCATCCCAGTACCACGACGACCACTTCTGCACCCATCCGACCGCAGGCTCGTGGGCCGCTCGGAAACCGCGCGCCTCGGCCCCTCGCCTATGGGTCGCCGCGGAAGGGAGCCTCCAAGATCCACATCGTGACCCCGCAGCTCCAGCTGTCGTCGAAGCCGGCGGCGCTCGTGCTGCGCACCGCACGACTCTCCGGCCCCGTCTTCCGCGACGACGCCGCGGAGCACACCGGCCTGAGCATCTCCACCGTCAATCGGCAGGTGGGCGCACTCCTGAAGGCCGGGCTGATCCGCGAGCGTGCCGACCTCGCGCCCGCCGGGGCCATCGGCCGTCCGCGGTTGCCGTTCGAACTCAACGTCGCCGACTTCCTGACCATCGGCATCCACATCGGCTACAAGGTCACGTCGATCACCACGCACGACCTGTTGCACCGGGTCGTCGGCGCGATCCAGATCCCGACCCCGGTCGCCGACACACCTGAGCAGACGCTCGCCGCCATCGGCGTCAGCGCCCGCCGGTTCGTCGGCCGGTGGGCCGGTCGCCGGGTCCTCTGGGCCGGGGTCGCGCTCGGTGGCCGGGTCACCGCCGGGGGGCATGTCGACCATCCGCGCCTGGGCTGGACCGCCGCGCCGGTCGGCCGGATCATCGCCGAGACGGTGGGACTGCCGGTGTCGGTGGCCTCGCACGTCGAGGCGATGGCGGCCGCCGAACTCGTGGTCAATCCCGAACAGAAGAAGTCGAGCTTCCTGTACTTCTATGCCCGCGAGATGGTGGGTACCGCCTTCTGCGTCGACGGGATGGTCCACACCCCCACGTCGGGCCCGCCGGTGATCGGTCACTTCCCGACGGGGCCGACGACTCTGCTCGACCCGGAGAACACCGGGCGCCTCGAGCCGACCGCGAGCGACACCGGGGTGGTCGAGGCGGCGCTGGCGCTGGGGCTGCCCGTCGCCGACATCGAGGGTGTGCACGACCTCGCCCGCGGCGGCGACGCCACCGCACGCGCGCTGCTCGAGGAGCGCGCCGAGGTCCTCGGCCGCACCGTCGCCCTGATCGCGGACATCTTCAACCCGGACCACATCGTGCTCGGCGGTCAGGCGTTCACCGACTTCCCGGCGACGCTGCCGACCGTGGCGAAAGCCGTCAAGACCACCTCGGTGGTCCCCAACCGGGATGTGCGGGTGTCGCATTCGGGCACCACGGTGCAGCAGCAGGCGGCCGGAGCGGTCTCACTCGACGCGATCTACACCGATCCGCTGGAGGCGCTCGCCGTCACCGCGTGA
- a CDS encoding ABC transporter permease, which yields MIRRPSGPAGLPAWLYLPAALGITLIVLPPVALLTKTPWSTFLEQVASESSRQALVLSLQTAAVSTVLCILLGVPMAVVFARHDGMLSRVLRSLVLLPLVLPPVVGGIALLYTFGRLGLVGEHLRAIGIDIAFTSTAVVLAQTFVALPFLVISVEGALRVAGTRYEEVAATLGAGPTRTLWRVTIPLIVPSLLAGVVLAFARAMGEFGATITFAGNAPGITQTAPLAIYVAEIDDPQAAIPLSLVLVIVSLIVVVGVHTRRRGTGQVAS from the coding sequence TTGATACGCAGACCGTCCGGCCCCGCGGGGCTCCCGGCCTGGCTCTACCTTCCCGCGGCGCTCGGCATCACGCTGATCGTGTTGCCGCCGGTCGCGTTGCTCACCAAGACGCCCTGGTCGACGTTCCTCGAGCAGGTCGCGTCGGAGTCGTCGCGTCAGGCGTTGGTCCTGTCGCTGCAGACCGCGGCGGTCAGCACCGTCCTGTGCATCCTGCTCGGGGTACCGATGGCCGTGGTGTTCGCGCGACACGACGGCATGCTCAGTCGAGTACTGCGGTCCCTTGTCCTGCTGCCGCTGGTGCTCCCGCCAGTCGTCGGGGGTATCGCATTGCTCTACACCTTCGGCCGGCTCGGTCTGGTCGGCGAACACCTGCGCGCCATCGGGATCGACATCGCGTTCACCTCGACGGCGGTGGTGCTGGCCCAGACCTTCGTGGCGCTGCCGTTTCTGGTGATCAGCGTGGAAGGTGCACTGCGGGTGGCGGGCACCCGGTATGAAGAGGTCGCCGCGACGCTCGGTGCCGGCCCCACTCGAACCCTCTGGCGGGTCACGATCCCCCTGATCGTGCCGTCGCTGCTGGCCGGTGTGGTCCTCGCCTTCGCCCGCGCCATGGGCGAGTTCGGCGCCACCATCACCTTCGCCGGCAATGCGCCCGGCATCACCCAGACCGCGCCGCTGGCCATCTATGTCGCGGAGATCGACGATCCGCAGGCGGCGATACCGCTGTCACTCGTGCTGGTGATCGTGTCCCTGATCGTCGTCGTCGGAGTGCACACGCGCCGTCGAGGTACCGGGCAGGTGGCATCGTGA
- a CDS encoding sigma-70 family RNA polymerase sigma factor: MSTTATRPTSDAEFLEVSEPYRREILAHCYRMMGSHHDAEDLMQETYLRAWRGYAKFDRRASVRTWLHKIATNTCLTALQSRQRRPLPSGLGGDAFDPADDLLQDHEVPWLEPFGGTVDEIAPGDDADPAYVVGARESIRLAFIAALQHLPERQRAVLILRDVLQWKAAEVADTIGVTTATVNSLLQRAREQLKNASPQEDAPRTLDDDAKRELLAKYVSAFERYDVEAIVELFTDKAIWEMPPFTGWYQGPEAIGTLIRKNCPAEGPGDQILLPTVANGQPAYGLYMKEPDGIHRPFQLQVLDFGADGKVSYVVAFFSDDLEADFARFGLPATPYDAPERTAPSPYH, translated from the coding sequence ATGTCCACCACGGCCACCCGCCCCACGTCAGACGCCGAATTCCTCGAGGTCTCCGAGCCGTATCGGCGGGAGATCCTGGCGCACTGCTACCGCATGATGGGTTCGCATCACGATGCCGAGGACCTCATGCAGGAGACGTACCTCCGTGCGTGGCGCGGGTATGCCAAGTTCGATCGGCGCGCGTCGGTGCGGACCTGGCTGCACAAGATCGCCACCAACACGTGCCTCACCGCCTTGCAGAGCCGGCAGCGCCGGCCCCTGCCGTCCGGGCTCGGTGGGGATGCCTTCGATCCGGCCGACGATCTGCTGCAGGATCACGAGGTGCCGTGGCTCGAGCCGTTCGGCGGCACCGTCGACGAGATCGCGCCCGGCGACGACGCCGACCCCGCCTACGTGGTCGGGGCGCGCGAGTCGATCCGCCTCGCGTTCATCGCGGCGCTGCAACACCTGCCCGAGCGTCAGCGTGCGGTGCTGATCCTGCGCGACGTACTGCAGTGGAAGGCCGCGGAGGTGGCCGACACCATCGGCGTCACCACCGCGACGGTGAACAGCCTGCTGCAGCGGGCCCGCGAGCAGCTCAAGAACGCCTCACCTCAGGAGGATGCACCGCGGACGTTGGACGACGACGCCAAGCGTGAACTGCTCGCGAAGTATGTCTCGGCGTTCGAACGCTACGACGTCGAGGCGATCGTGGAACTGTTCACCGACAAGGCCATCTGGGAGATGCCGCCGTTCACCGGCTGGTATCAGGGACCAGAGGCGATCGGGACGCTCATCCGCAAGAACTGCCCGGCCGAAGGTCCCGGCGACCAGATCCTGCTGCCGACCGTCGCCAACGGTCAGCCCGCCTACGGGCTGTACATGAAGGAGCCGGACGGCATCCACCGTCCGTTCCAACTGCAAGTCCTCGATTTCGGGGCCGACGGCAAGGTCTCGTATGTGGTGGCGTTCTTCAGCGATGACCTCGAGGCCGACTTCGCCCGCTTCGGTCTGCCCGCGACGCCCTACGACGCACCCGAGCGCACCGCGCCGAGCCCGTATCACTGA
- a CDS encoding TetR/AcrR family transcriptional regulator — MSTPKPSRRTRPADRKGQLVEHAATLFLERGYPQVSLADIARAAGVTAPSVYRHFADKQSLLAAAVLAGVDDLEACTDRALRTDPTPTADLIAAVCALGVRRPEATSLWRWASAHLTDEQNREVVLRTREILHRWAAALSEGTDLTDREAVTLAWAVLSVAGSLSVHNTRLSSARALDEIDTLVRRVIALRPAGAPPLPPMPPPSAGPPTRRDEILDAAAALFAVRGYAGVGVDDIGAAVGITGPSVYKHFSSKLAILLGIGQRSATRLEAGVMAAWATTADPAKLLALLVDSYVNVITSTPDLSVAFNNSFALAGQPTATDLVDVQRRYVARWTDLLLEADPDLTRERAAVDVHASLSIVNDAIRMRRGTRRPEFGAQMAYLMKGVLAI, encoded by the coding sequence ATGTCTACCCCGAAACCCAGCAGGCGCACGCGGCCCGCCGACCGCAAGGGACAGCTCGTCGAGCACGCTGCGACGCTGTTCCTCGAGCGCGGCTACCCGCAGGTGTCGCTCGCCGACATCGCGCGGGCGGCCGGGGTGACCGCGCCGTCGGTGTATCGGCATTTCGCCGACAAGCAGTCGCTGCTGGCGGCCGCCGTGCTGGCCGGCGTCGACGATCTCGAAGCCTGCACCGACCGCGCGTTGCGCACCGACCCGACGCCGACCGCCGATCTGATCGCGGCCGTGTGCGCCCTCGGCGTGCGGCGGCCGGAGGCGACGTCGCTGTGGCGGTGGGCCAGCGCGCACCTGACCGACGAGCAGAACCGCGAGGTCGTCCTGCGCACGCGGGAGATCCTGCACCGGTGGGCCGCCGCGCTGTCCGAGGGCACCGACCTCACCGACAGGGAAGCCGTCACCCTCGCGTGGGCGGTCCTCAGCGTCGCGGGCAGCCTGTCGGTGCACAACACCCGCCTGTCGAGCGCACGCGCTCTGGACGAGATCGACACACTGGTCCGCCGGGTCATCGCGCTGCGCCCCGCCGGTGCGCCCCCGCTACCGCCGATGCCCCCGCCGAGCGCGGGGCCACCCACACGCCGCGACGAGATCCTCGACGCCGCGGCCGCCCTGTTCGCGGTGCGCGGCTATGCCGGTGTGGGAGTCGACGACATCGGTGCCGCGGTGGGGATCACCGGACCGAGTGTGTACAAACACTTCAGTTCCAAGCTGGCGATCCTGCTCGGCATCGGCCAGCGCAGTGCGACCCGGCTGGAGGCGGGCGTCATGGCAGCCTGGGCCACCACCGCCGATCCGGCCAAGCTACTTGCGTTGCTGGTGGATTCGTACGTCAACGTGATCACCTCCACTCCGGATCTGTCGGTCGCGTTCAACAATTCATTCGCCCTGGCCGGACAGCCGACGGCGACCGATCTCGTCGACGTCCAACGCCGCTACGTGGCGCGGTGGACCGACCTGCTCCTCGAGGCCGACCCGGACCTCACCCGAGAGCGAGCCGCGGTCGACGTGCACGCCTCGCTGAGCATCGTCAACGACGCGATCCGCATGCGCCGCGGCACCCGGCGGCCCGAATTCGGTGCACAGATGGCGTATCTGATGAAGGGCGTGCTGGCGATCTGA
- a CDS encoding histidine phosphatase family protein, which yields MGVIYLVRHGQADPHAYGIAGTEQPATGPGGLTDVGVLQARLTGALLAGLTDKITAAVSGDLPRQSQTLAGVLAQFDAAPAPDVDPGWNEYALPALVGSATAEEYADGRNYQQRLDAGIGEWIADTAEHHQAGGETYRGFADRISSAAERATALAGSGQTVLVVSSAGSITQWLGQLWGIPAERWPALSRTMVNASVSKLIVGRSGVSVVSFNEHAHLADRDGGLATYR from the coding sequence ATGGGAGTGATCTATCTGGTCCGCCACGGACAGGCCGACCCGCATGCATACGGCATCGCCGGGACCGAGCAGCCGGCAACCGGGCCGGGCGGTCTCACCGATGTGGGCGTGCTGCAGGCCCGGCTGACCGGCGCCCTGCTGGCCGGACTCACCGACAAGATCACCGCGGCCGTCAGTGGCGACCTTCCGCGACAGTCACAGACTCTGGCGGGAGTGCTCGCGCAGTTCGACGCCGCCCCCGCACCCGACGTCGATCCCGGCTGGAACGAGTACGCGTTGCCCGCTCTGGTCGGCTCGGCAACCGCCGAGGAGTACGCCGACGGCCGCAACTACCAGCAGCGCCTCGACGCCGGTATCGGGGAATGGATCGCCGACACCGCCGAGCACCATCAGGCCGGCGGCGAGACGTACCGGGGATTCGCCGACCGGATCTCGTCGGCGGCCGAGCGGGCCACCGCGTTGGCCGGCTCGGGGCAGACCGTGTTGGTGGTCTCCTCCGCCGGATCGATCACCCAGTGGCTCGGTCAGTTGTGGGGCATCCCCGCGGAGCGATGGCCGGCCCTGTCCCGCACGATGGTCAACGCATCGGTGTCGAAGCTGATCGTCGGGCGCAGCGGCGTCTCCGTGGTGTCGTTCAACGAACACGCCCATCTCGCCGACCGTGACGGCGGGCTCGCGACGTACCGGTGA
- a CDS encoding sulfate/molybdate ABC transporter ATP-binding protein has protein sequence MRDGLRVSIDNVLPPLRIEHTFASGGTTAVVGPNGAGKTTLLRVIAGLLRGSGAQIAVDGVVLSGAGAFVPAHRRGVALLSQDARLFPHLSVHANVAFAPAAQRLPRAEVAARVTRWLAAVEVSDLADRKPGELSGGQAQRVAIARALAAQPRILLLDEPFRALDVDVAGRLRALLRDLLDDRSRTTIMVTHDVVDVVTLADSLVVIDDGRAVDSGPVAALLANPANAFVARLAGLNLVSGTWDGSRVVAGGGMTVVGMVAEPVVEGGHVTAVFAPEAVAVFRSPPEDASFRNVFAVEVGQVIPHGDRIMVRGNVDGQTISAEVTRAAVSELALVAGAEVFFAVKASAVRVY, from the coding sequence ATGCGCGACGGACTGCGGGTGAGCATCGACAATGTGTTGCCGCCGTTGCGGATCGAGCACACCTTCGCCTCCGGCGGCACCACTGCCGTGGTGGGGCCCAACGGCGCCGGGAAGACGACGCTGCTGCGGGTGATCGCGGGCCTCCTTCGAGGTTCCGGTGCGCAGATCGCGGTCGACGGAGTGGTATTGAGCGGCGCGGGGGCGTTCGTCCCCGCGCATCGTCGGGGGGTGGCGCTGCTGTCGCAGGATGCGCGGCTGTTCCCGCACCTGAGCGTGCACGCCAACGTCGCGTTCGCGCCTGCCGCGCAAAGACTTCCGCGTGCCGAGGTCGCCGCACGGGTGACACGCTGGCTCGCCGCCGTGGAGGTCTCCGACCTCGCCGATCGCAAGCCGGGTGAGCTGTCCGGGGGGCAGGCGCAGCGGGTGGCCATCGCGCGGGCCCTGGCCGCGCAACCGCGAATCCTGCTGCTGGACGAACCGTTTCGCGCCCTCGATGTCGATGTCGCCGGACGACTCCGGGCGCTGCTGCGTGACCTGCTCGACGACCGGTCGCGCACGACGATCATGGTCACCCACGATGTCGTCGACGTGGTGACCCTCGCCGACTCGCTCGTGGTGATCGACGACGGCCGCGCCGTCGATAGCGGACCCGTCGCAGCGCTCCTGGCGAATCCGGCCAACGCTTTCGTGGCCCGGCTCGCCGGGTTGAATCTGGTGTCGGGTACATGGGACGGGTCGCGGGTCGTCGCCGGAGGTGGGATGACGGTGGTGGGCATGGTTGCCGAGCCCGTCGTCGAGGGTGGCCATGTCACGGCGGTGTTCGCGCCGGAGGCGGTCGCGGTGTTCCGGTCGCCGCCCGAGGACGCGAGCTTCCGGAACGTCTTCGCGGTGGAGGTAGGTCAGGTGATCCCGCACGGTGACCGGATCATGGTGCGGGGCAACGTCGACGGACAGACGATCAGCGCCGAGGTGACGCGCGCCGCGGTCAGCGAACTGGCGCTCGTCGCCGGTGCCGAGGTGTTCTTCGCGGTGAAGGCGAGCGCGGTACGCGTCTACTGA
- the modA gene encoding molybdate ABC transporter substrate-binding protein, producing MALSATVVVGGCSSSEESTPAGSSSASRSSTLNVFAAASLKKTFTAIADEFEQQHQGVKVTLSFDGSSTLVNQIKQGAPADVFASADEKNMDKLGEQAVDPEIFATNTLVIVTAPGNPKGITSFADLNKPGVTTVVCQSAQPCGNATDTVERNTGITVAAASEEQSVTAVLTKVTSGQADAGVVYVTDAKGAGDKVATVVDPAFAAVVNSYPIATVQGAANDAMAKEFVDAVLSPSGQQILAGAGFGKP from the coding sequence ATGGCACTGTCGGCGACGGTGGTGGTCGGCGGATGTTCGTCGTCGGAGGAGTCCACGCCGGCCGGCTCGTCGTCGGCGAGTCGGTCGTCGACCCTCAACGTGTTCGCCGCGGCGTCGCTGAAGAAGACGTTCACCGCGATCGCCGATGAGTTCGAGCAGCAGCACCAGGGCGTGAAGGTCACGCTCTCCTTCGACGGCTCCTCGACCCTGGTGAATCAGATCAAGCAGGGTGCCCCGGCCGACGTGTTCGCGAGCGCCGACGAGAAGAACATGGACAAGCTCGGGGAGCAGGCTGTCGACCCCGAGATCTTCGCCACCAACACCCTCGTGATCGTCACCGCACCGGGAAATCCCAAGGGCATCACGTCGTTCGCCGATCTCAACAAGCCCGGCGTCACCACCGTGGTGTGCCAGTCTGCGCAGCCGTGCGGCAACGCCACCGACACCGTGGAGCGCAACACCGGCATCACCGTCGCCGCGGCGTCCGAGGAACAGTCGGTGACGGCGGTGCTCACCAAGGTGACGTCGGGGCAGGCGGACGCGGGCGTGGTGTACGTGACGGATGCCAAGGGCGCCGGCGACAAGGTCGCCACCGTCGTCGACCCCGCATTCGCGGCGGTGGTCAACTCGTATCCGATCGCCACCGTGCAGGGCGCGGCGAACGACGCGATGGCCAAGGAGTTCGTCGACGCGGTGTTGAGCCCGTCCGGCCAGCAGATCCTGGCCGGCGCGGGCTTCGGGAAGCCTTGA